Proteins encoded within one genomic window of Aurantiacibacter spongiae:
- a CDS encoding GNAT family N-acetyltransferase, whose protein sequence is MANRELTARIASAVGDIPADDWNALAGSDNPFVAHEFLTALEDSGSVGPGTGWTPAPILLEDGDGTLLGALPSYLKSHSQGEYVFDHAWADAWYRAGGDYYPKLQIAAPFTPATGPRLLLRDDALVAPLLRAAETLVAREGWSGAHATFVEPRQRALFEDAGWLRREDTQFHWYNRGYADFDGFLAELTSRKRKDLRKERAAANDGITVRALRGDDIRPAHWDAFWLFYQDTGARKWGSPYLTREAFDLFGERLGERVLLLLAFDADGRAIAGALNFVGGSALYGRYWGCLVDKPFLHFELCYYRAIDIAIDLGLDRVEAGAQGGHKLARGYEPVVTTSMHWLADPGFRRAVAEFLKQEQRGVEVDQLYMAGRTPFRKGD, encoded by the coding sequence ATGGCCAATCGCGAACTGACGGCTCGGATCGCTTCGGCGGTGGGCGACATACCCGCCGACGACTGGAACGCGCTCGCCGGCAGCGACAATCCTTTCGTCGCGCACGAATTCCTTACCGCGCTGGAGGATTCGGGAAGCGTCGGGCCGGGAACCGGATGGACCCCGGCACCGATTCTGCTCGAGGACGGCGACGGGACGCTGCTGGGGGCGCTGCCCAGCTATCTCAAGAGCCACAGCCAGGGCGAATACGTGTTCGACCACGCCTGGGCCGATGCCTGGTACCGGGCGGGCGGCGATTATTACCCCAAGCTGCAGATCGCCGCGCCCTTCACACCCGCCACCGGCCCGCGCCTCCTGCTCCGCGACGATGCGCTGGTCGCGCCGCTCCTGCGTGCCGCCGAAACGCTGGTGGCGCGCGAGGGGTGGTCGGGCGCGCACGCGACCTTCGTGGAACCGCGGCAGCGCGCGCTGTTCGAGGATGCGGGCTGGCTAAGGCGGGAGGATACCCAGTTCCACTGGTACAATCGCGGCTACGCGGATTTCGACGGCTTTCTTGCCGAGCTGACCAGTCGCAAGCGCAAGGATCTGCGCAAGGAACGCGCCGCGGCGAACGATGGCATCACCGTGCGGGCGCTGCGCGGGGACGATATCCGCCCCGCACACTGGGATGCCTTCTGGCTGTTCTACCAGGATACCGGCGCGCGCAAATGGGGGTCGCCCTATCTGACGCGCGAGGCGTTCGACCTGTTCGGGGAACGGCTGGGGGAGCGCGTGCTGCTGCTGCTGGCCTTCGACGCGGACGGGCGGGCGATCGCCGGTGCGCTCAATTTCGTCGGCGGGTCGGCGCTCTACGGCCGCTACTGGGGCTGCCTGGTGGACAAGCCCTTCCTGCATTTCGAGCTGTGCTATTACCGCGCCATCGACATCGCCATCGATCTCGGCCTCGATCGGGTGGAGGCGGGGGCGCAGGGCGGGCACAAGCTTGCCCGGGGATACGAACCCGTCGTCACCACCAGCATGCACTGGCTTGCCGATCCTGGCTTCCGCCGCGCGGTCGCCGAGTTCCTGAAGCAGGAGCAGCGCGGGGTGGAGGTCGATCAGCTGTACATGGCCGGTCGCACGCCGTTTCGCAAAGGCGACTAG
- a CDS encoding glycerophosphodiester phosphodiesterase family protein produces the protein MPRHRAPAWLSAQPYAHRGLHGGPIPENSLAAFAAAKEAGYGIECDIRVSRDGRAVVYHDEDMMRLTGREGQFDALSAAELAALRLSTTDEEGDHPIPAMRDVLDIVAGAVPLLIECKTRRDRPVHSLCRALRRDLEGYRGRVAVMSYDPRIARWFAKRMPGLPVGMVMKEENARDFAGHLHRLWELARGRPEFMAYDVRDYPSRLARSLRRLGLPLLAWTVNDGARLDVALAEGATPIMEGEGVAAWAARS, from the coding sequence ATGCCGCGCCATCGCGCGCCGGCCTGGCTGAGCGCGCAGCCATACGCCCATCGCGGGCTGCACGGCGGGCCGATACCGGAAAACTCGCTCGCCGCCTTCGCCGCCGCGAAGGAAGCGGGCTACGGCATCGAATGCGATATCCGCGTCAGCCGCGACGGGCGGGCCGTCGTCTATCACGACGAGGACATGATGCGCCTGACGGGGCGGGAGGGGCAGTTCGACGCCCTCTCCGCCGCCGAGCTTGCCGCGCTCCGCCTGTCGACAACCGACGAAGAGGGCGATCACCCGATCCCGGCCATGCGCGACGTGCTCGATATCGTGGCGGGGGCGGTCCCGCTGCTGATCGAATGCAAGACCCGGCGCGACAGGCCGGTCCACAGCCTCTGCCGGGCGCTGCGGCGTGATCTCGAAGGCTACCGCGGCAGGGTCGCCGTGATGAGCTACGACCCGCGGATCGCCCGCTGGTTCGCGAAGCGGATGCCCGGCCTGCCCGTGGGAATGGTGATGAAGGAGGAGAATGCGCGCGACTTCGCGGGCCATCTCCACCGCCTGTGGGAACTGGCGCGGGGGCGGCCCGAATTCATGGCCTATGACGTGCGCGACTATCCCAGCCGCCTCGCGCGATCGCTCAGGCGGCTCGGCCTGCCCCTGCTCGCCTGGACGGTGAACGATGGCGCGCGGCTGGACGTCGCGCTGGCCGAGGGGGCCACGCCGATCATGGAAGGCGAGGGGGTGGCGGCGTGGGCGGCGCGTTCCTAG
- a CDS encoding RidA family protein, whose protein sequence is MSIEARLAGLGITLPEVSAPLASYLPVVVHGDLAFVSGQLPFIDGEVFTGTLGDGVSVEEAIPAARACGLMILAQLKAALIPLDRVERVVKLGGFVASAPGFTDQHKVVNGASDLMFEVFGDKGRHARAAVGVPALPVGAAVEVDAVIALAPG, encoded by the coding sequence ATGAGCATCGAAGCACGCCTCGCCGGCCTTGGCATCACCCTGCCCGAGGTGTCCGCGCCTCTCGCCAGCTATCTGCCGGTGGTGGTACACGGCGATCTCGCCTTCGTCTCGGGCCAGCTTCCCTTCATCGACGGCGAGGTGTTCACCGGCACGCTGGGCGACGGCGTGAGCGTGGAGGAGGCGATCCCTGCCGCGCGGGCCTGCGGGCTGATGATCCTGGCGCAGCTGAAGGCGGCGCTGATACCGCTCGACCGGGTGGAGCGGGTCGTGAAGCTGGGCGGCTTCGTCGCCAGCGCGCCCGGTTTCACCGATCAGCACAAGGTCGTGAACGGCGCATCGGACCTGATGTTCGAGGTGTTCGGCGACAAGGGCCGCCACGCCCGCGCGGCGGTCGGCGTGCCCGCCCTGCCGGTGGGCGCCGCGGTCGAGGTCGACGCGGTCATCGCCCTCGCGCCGGGCTGA
- a CDS encoding HAD family hydrolase, producing MSRPLVVTDCDEVLLHMVRHFREWLDSEHDVEFALEGNPFVQSMRRRGSEEAMTEEDVWRLLGGFFDTQMDTQQPIAGALEAMARLGEDADVVVLTNLTDERNAARTRQLNALGLNVPVFTNQGPKGEALRRIVEERGATRAVFIDDLAIHHKSARSVAPEVHRLHLCGEPSIAPHVPCALEAGHAHARIDSWDEALPWVLETLHGDTDA from the coding sequence ATGAGCCGTCCGCTGGTCGTCACCGATTGCGACGAGGTGCTGCTGCACATGGTTCGCCATTTCCGCGAATGGCTCGATAGCGAGCACGATGTGGAGTTCGCGCTGGAGGGAAATCCCTTCGTCCAGTCCATGCGCCGGCGCGGCAGCGAGGAGGCGATGACCGAGGAGGACGTCTGGCGCCTGCTCGGGGGCTTCTTCGACACGCAGATGGACACGCAGCAACCCATCGCCGGCGCGCTGGAGGCAATGGCGCGGCTGGGTGAGGATGCCGATGTGGTGGTCCTCACCAACCTTACCGACGAGCGCAATGCGGCGCGCACGCGGCAGCTTAACGCGCTTGGCCTGAACGTGCCGGTGTTCACCAACCAGGGGCCCAAGGGCGAGGCGCTGCGCCGCATCGTGGAGGAGCGCGGCGCGACCCGTGCGGTCTTCATCGACGACCTGGCCATCCATCACAAGTCGGCCCGCAGCGTCGCCCCCGAGGTCCATCGGCTGCATCTGTGCGGAGAGCCTTCCATCGCCCCGCACGTCCCCTGCGCGCTCGAGGCCGGCCACGCCCATGCGCGGATAGACAGCTGGGACGAGGCTCTGCCATGGGTGCTGGAAACCCTGCACGGAGACACTGACGCATGA
- a CDS encoding DUF3572 family protein, with translation MFKRTCTILNTHKDSVKDASALALAALGWILADGPRAQRFLDLTGLTPDALRGAIADPATHRAVLDFLAQHEPDLLGAAEALDVPPDTLAAARAELAR, from the coding sequence TTGTTCAAACGGACATGCACCATCCTTAACACACATAAAGATTCCGTAAAGGATGCTTCGGCGCTGGCGCTGGCCGCGCTCGGCTGGATCCTGGCGGACGGGCCGCGCGCGCAGCGCTTCCTCGACCTGACCGGCCTTACGCCCGACGCGCTGCGCGGCGCCATCGCCGATCCGGCGACGCACCGCGCGGTGCTCGATTTCCTCGCTCAGCACGAGCCGGACCTGCTGGGCGCGGCGGAGGCGCTCGACGTCCCGCCCGATACGCTCGCCGCGGCGCGGGCGGAGCTGGCGCGATGA
- a CDS encoding response regulator: protein MTKRILVVEDNDLNRKLFCDVLRASGFQVEPVSDGNLAIERARAFDPNLVVMDIQLQEISGLDLIATIKGDVDLSGVPVLAVTAYAGKGDEQRIRESGAEGYLSKPVSIGPFMAAVRSLVEVRPVTTATG from the coding sequence ATGACGAAGCGAATCCTCGTTGTCGAGGACAACGATCTGAACCGGAAGCTTTTCTGCGACGTATTGCGGGCGAGCGGCTTCCAGGTGGAGCCGGTTTCGGACGGAAACCTCGCGATAGAGCGGGCCCGCGCCTTCGATCCGAACCTGGTGGTCATGGACATCCAGTTGCAGGAGATCTCGGGTCTCGACCTCATCGCCACGATCAAAGGCGACGTCGACCTCTCCGGCGTCCCGGTGCTGGCGGTGACCGCCTATGCCGGCAAGGGAGACGAGCAGCGCATCCGCGAATCGGGGGCGGAGGGGTATCTGTCCAAGCCGGTCAGCATCGGCCCGTTCATGGCCGCGGTGCGCTCCCTGGTCGAGGTGCGCCCGGTGACGACCGCTACCGGCTGA
- a CDS encoding acyl carrier protein, producing the protein MDRAEVDSKIRSIIEPFNKKGVTITEDATFAGDLEFDSLTVMDFVAAIEDEFDIIISMNQQAEIETYGQLVDAVHTQTKD; encoded by the coding sequence ATGGACCGCGCCGAAGTCGACAGCAAGATCCGCTCGATCATCGAACCCTTCAACAAGAAGGGCGTGACCATCACCGAGGACGCGACCTTCGCCGGCGACCTCGAATTCGACAGCCTGACGGTGATGGATTTCGTGGCCGCGATCGAGGACGAGTTCGACATCATCATCTCGATGAACCAGCAGGCCGAGATCGAGACCTACGGCCAGCTCGTCGACGCCGTGCACACGCAGACGAAGGACTGA
- the spt gene encoding serine palmitoyltransferase, translating to MSQGPVQPDRPDRPEGGQGDLFSKFDDTIAMRANLLASGVTDPFALVMEKVHSPTRAVCNGRETILLGTYNYMGMTFDPDVISAGQQALRDYGSGTTGSRVLNGTYQGHRECEAALREFYGMDHAMVFSTGYQANLGIISTIAGKGDYVVLDIDSHASIWDGCSMGQAEIVPFRHNDIEAMEKRLKRIPEGAGKLVVLEGVYSMLGDVAPLAEMVRIAKANGAMVLVDEAHSMGFIGENGRGVVEEAGVIDDVDFIIGTFSKSVGTVGGFCVSNHPKFDIMRLVCRPYVFTASLPPSVVATAATSIRKLMDARDKREHLWKNSRRLHGGLKALGFRLGTEEPQSAIVAVIMPDLEQGASMWEALLREGLYVNLARPPATPANMTLLRCSLCAEHSDEEVETILGMFERAGRATGII from the coding sequence ATGAGCCAGGGCCCCGTGCAACCGGACCGGCCGGACAGGCCGGAGGGCGGACAGGGCGACCTGTTCTCCAAGTTCGACGACACCATCGCCATGCGCGCCAACCTGCTGGCGAGCGGCGTGACCGATCCGTTCGCGCTGGTGATGGAGAAGGTTCACTCGCCCACCCGCGCGGTATGCAACGGTCGCGAGACGATCCTGCTCGGCACCTACAACTACATGGGCATGACCTTCGATCCGGACGTCATCAGCGCCGGTCAACAGGCCCTGCGCGATTACGGGTCCGGCACCACCGGCAGCCGCGTGCTCAACGGCACCTATCAGGGCCACCGCGAATGCGAGGCGGCGCTGCGCGAGTTCTACGGCATGGATCACGCGATGGTGTTCTCCACCGGCTACCAGGCCAATCTGGGAATCATCTCGACCATCGCGGGCAAGGGCGACTACGTCGTCCTCGACATCGACAGCCATGCCAGCATCTGGGACGGGTGCAGCATGGGCCAGGCCGAGATCGTGCCGTTCAGGCACAACGACATCGAGGCGATGGAAAAGCGCCTGAAGCGCATTCCCGAAGGCGCGGGCAAGCTGGTCGTGCTGGAAGGCGTCTATTCCATGCTGGGCGACGTCGCCCCGCTCGCCGAGATGGTCCGCATCGCCAAGGCCAACGGCGCGATGGTGCTGGTGGACGAGGCGCATTCGATGGGCTTCATCGGCGAGAACGGTCGCGGGGTGGTGGAGGAGGCGGGCGTCATCGACGATGTCGACTTCATCATCGGCACCTTTTCCAAGAGCGTGGGCACGGTGGGGGGCTTCTGCGTTTCCAACCACCCCAAGTTCGACATCATGCGGCTCGTCTGCCGCCCGTACGTTTTCACCGCCAGCCTGCCGCCATCGGTAGTCGCCACCGCCGCGACCTCCATCCGCAAGCTGATGGATGCCAGGGACAAGCGCGAACACCTCTGGAAAAACTCGCGGCGGCTGCATGGCGGACTGAAGGCGCTGGGCTTTCGCCTGGGCACCGAGGAACCGCAAAGCGCCATCGTCGCGGTCATCATGCCCGACCTCGAACAGGGGGCGAGCATGTGGGAGGCGCTGCTGCGCGAAGGCCTCTACGTCAACCTCGCCCGGCCACCCGCGACGCCCGCCAACATGACGCTGCTCAGATGCTCGCTCTGCGCCGAACATTCGGACGAGGAGGTCGAGACCATCCTCGGCATGTTCGAACGCGCCGGACGGGCGACGGGCATCATCTGA
- a CDS encoding OsmC family protein, with protein sequence MANIRSGSAKYEGLGKDGQGHVSTESGALDNQPYGFSTRFEDEPGTNPEELIAAAHASCFTMALSFALARAGHERGTLSTTAKVTLEKDGDGFKVSRSDLTLTGEVAGIEKAEFETLANEAKANCPISKLLDAEISLDTTFEG encoded by the coding sequence ATGGCGAACATCCGCAGCGGCAGCGCGAAATACGAAGGTCTGGGCAAGGACGGCCAAGGCCACGTATCGACCGAATCCGGCGCGCTAGACAACCAGCCCTACGGTTTTTCCACCCGGTTCGAGGACGAGCCCGGCACCAATCCCGAGGAACTGATCGCGGCCGCCCATGCGAGTTGCTTCACCATGGCCCTGAGTTTCGCGCTCGCCCGGGCGGGGCACGAGCGGGGCACGCTGTCGACGACGGCGAAGGTCACGCTGGAAAAGGACGGTGACGGCTTCAAGGTATCGCGATCCGACCTGACGCTGACGGGCGAGGTCGCGGGGATCGAGAAGGCCGAGTTCGAGACACTGGCGAACGAGGCGAAGGCCAACTGCCCGATCTCCAAGCTGCTCGACGCCGAGATTTCGCTGGATACGACGTTCGAGGGCTAG
- a CDS encoding YqaA family protein — protein sequence MLRGLYEWTMAKAAHPRAQWWLALFAFVESSFFPIPPHPLLGLMCLAEPRRAIRFAILCTAFSVLGGLFGYAIGYFLYESVGAWLIGLLGLSDSFPQAACYLREFDWEVIVVAGSTPVPFKLLTISAGFVKMNLATFVIASLVGRGMIFIVVGVLFRVFGAPIKRVIDRYLGIVATVFVVLVIGGFVLLTQLGHGDGQADPADRCAAVTSLDQLR from the coding sequence ATGCTGCGCGGGCTGTACGAGTGGACGATGGCCAAGGCGGCGCACCCCCGGGCGCAATGGTGGCTGGCGCTGTTCGCCTTCGTCGAATCCTCGTTCTTCCCCATTCCGCCCCACCCCCTGTTAGGCCTGATGTGCCTCGCCGAACCGCGAAGGGCGATCCGCTTCGCCATCCTGTGCACGGCCTTTTCGGTGCTGGGCGGCCTGTTCGGCTACGCCATCGGATACTTCCTCTACGAATCGGTGGGCGCCTGGCTGATCGGCCTGCTGGGACTGTCCGACAGCTTCCCGCAGGCCGCCTGCTATCTGCGCGAGTTCGACTGGGAGGTAATCGTGGTCGCCGGGTCGACCCCGGTGCCGTTCAAGCTGCTGACGATCAGCGCGGGCTTCGTGAAGATGAACCTCGCCACCTTCGTCATCGCCAGCCTGGTCGGGCGGGGGATGATCTTCATCGTGGTCGGCGTGCTGTTCCGCGTGTTCGGCGCCCCGATCAAGCGCGTGATCGACAGGTATCTCGGCATCGTCGCGACCGTCTTCGTGGTGCTGGTCATCGGCGGTTTCGTGCTGTTGACGCAGCTTGGCCACGGCGACGGGCAGGCCGACCCCGCCGACCGCTGCGCCGCCGTCACCTCGCTGGACCAGTTACGCTGA
- a CDS encoding DNA-packaging protein has protein sequence MPRNDRDALLAGLCAGEAGGFLAGLREDEQLTLQGHWPLWARAEQLPPDGDWRIWLICAGRGFGKTRAGAEWVRRIAEDDPDARIALVASSLTEARAVMVEGESGILACDAYGEEPVFEPSLRRVTWPTGAQATLYSAHEADSLRGPQHGYAWCDEIAKWDNSGERAMTAWDNLQMGLRLGETPRVLATTTPRAVPLMRRLIDEAQGDPGVAITRGSTYDNAQHLPAHYIAAMRRQYGASALGRQELDGELLTDIAGALWSRSLIERSREPFNTARLDRVVVGVDPPVSARGDECGIVVTGLAEDGRARVLADASIARPSPERWAREVAVTALAWKADRVVAEANQGGAMVESVLRAADCAMPIRLVHASTGKSARAEPVAALYETGRVLHSGQFAKLEDQLCGVMSGGAYEGPGRSPDRADALVWALTDLMLGRRGEPMVRTL, from the coding sequence ATGCCGCGAAATGATCGCGACGCTCTCCTCGCGGGCCTGTGCGCCGGCGAGGCGGGTGGCTTCCTCGCCGGGCTTCGCGAGGATGAGCAGCTCACCCTGCAAGGTCACTGGCCGCTGTGGGCGCGGGCCGAACAACTGCCGCCCGACGGCGATTGGCGCATATGGCTGATCTGCGCCGGCCGCGGCTTCGGCAAGACCCGCGCGGGCGCGGAATGGGTACGCCGCATCGCCGAGGACGATCCCGACGCGCGCATAGCGCTGGTCGCCAGCTCGCTTACCGAGGCCCGCGCGGTCATGGTGGAAGGCGAAAGCGGCATCCTGGCCTGCGACGCCTACGGCGAGGAACCGGTATTCGAACCGTCGCTGCGCCGCGTCACCTGGCCGACGGGCGCGCAGGCCACGCTGTATTCGGCGCACGAGGCGGATTCGTTACGCGGCCCCCAGCACGGTTACGCATGGTGTGACGAAATAGCCAAATGGGATAATTCCGGTGAGCGGGCAATGACCGCATGGGACAATCTGCAAATGGGTCTCCGGCTCGGCGAGACGCCGCGAGTTCTGGCGACGACCACCCCCCGCGCCGTGCCCCTCATGCGGCGCCTGATCGACGAAGCGCAGGGCGATCCCGGCGTGGCTATCACCAGGGGCAGCACCTACGACAACGCGCAGCACCTGCCCGCCCACTACATCGCCGCCATGCGCCGCCAGTATGGCGCGAGCGCGCTGGGAAGGCAGGAACTGGACGGCGAGCTGCTGACCGATATCGCCGGCGCGCTGTGGTCGCGTTCGCTGATCGAGCGGTCGCGCGAACCGTTCAATACGGCGCGGCTGGACCGCGTGGTCGTAGGGGTCGATCCGCCAGTTTCCGCGCGGGGCGACGAATGCGGCATCGTGGTCACGGGCCTGGCCGAGGACGGGCGCGCGCGCGTGCTCGCCGATGCTTCGATCGCACGGCCCAGCCCCGAGCGCTGGGCCCGCGAGGTCGCCGTGACCGCGCTCGCGTGGAAGGCCGATCGCGTCGTCGCGGAAGCCAATCAGGGCGGCGCGATGGTGGAAAGCGTCCTGCGCGCCGCCGATTGCGCCATGCCGATCCGGCTGGTTCATGCCAGCACCGGCAAGTCGGCCCGCGCCGAACCGGTCGCGGCGCTGTACGAGACGGGCCGGGTGCTCCATTCGGGCCAGTTCGCCAAGCTGGAGGATCAGCTGTGCGGCGTCATGTCGGGCGGCGCCTACGAAGGCCCCGGCCGCAGCCCTGACCGCGCCGACGCGCTGGTCTGGGCGCTGACCGACCTGATGCTGGGCCGCCGCGGAGAGCCGATGGTGCGGACGTTGTGA
- a CDS encoding DUF6127 family protein: MMRQDMLAALIDSAAAGGADLVTLRAIVEEASELGAERVLGRLGLADESAQDDLDELRDLLGAWRAAKASAWKAVVEWIVRGAMALLLIGIAFRLGVPGMLK, translated from the coding sequence ATGATGCGGCAGGACATGCTGGCTGCGCTCATCGACAGCGCGGCGGCGGGCGGGGCGGACCTCGTTACGCTGCGCGCCATCGTCGAGGAAGCGAGCGAGCTGGGGGCGGAACGCGTGCTCGGCCGCCTCGGCCTAGCCGACGAGAGCGCGCAGGACGACCTCGACGAATTGCGCGACCTGCTGGGCGCCTGGCGCGCCGCCAAGGCGAGCGCCTGGAAGGCGGTGGTCGAGTGGATCGTGCGCGGGGCGATGGCCCTTCTGCTGATCGGCATAGCCTTCCGGCTGGGCGTGCCGGGAATGCTGAAATGA
- a CDS encoding HK97 family phage prohead protease: protein MSASAPTRAGLRIAGYAALFGIPDAARDIIVPGAFARTLAARHDPVPLYWQHRAEQRIGWVERIAEDGRGLRVIARIDNPGSRAGHALLARRVDGLSFGYRARGFRRTPAGRLLEDVDLLEVSLVNRPLQHGARVHLIR from the coding sequence ATGAGCGCGTCGGCACCTACGCGCGCCGGGCTGCGCATAGCCGGATACGCGGCGCTGTTCGGGATCCCAGATGCCGCGCGCGACATCATCGTCCCCGGCGCCTTCGCCCGCACGCTCGCCGCCCGCCATGATCCGGTCCCGCTCTACTGGCAGCACCGGGCCGAGCAGCGCATCGGCTGGGTCGAACGCATCGCCGAGGATGGGCGCGGCCTTCGCGTCATCGCGCGGATCGACAATCCGGGCAGCCGTGCGGGGCATGCGCTGCTGGCTCGCCGGGTCGACGGCCTCAGCTTCGGTTACCGCGCCCGCGGATTTCGCCGCACGCCAGCGGGTCGCCTGCTGGAGGATGTCGACCTGCTGGAGGTCAGCCTCGTCAACCGCCCGCTCCAGCACGGCGCGCGTGTGCATCTGATCCGTTAG
- a CDS encoding phage major capsid protein — MDIQIQPETDAMTSSFDLVARQDRAEQDIKALRTDVDEVKARIDRVSKAAARPAIGDGTVSAGSPEMKGFVDGYLRRGRETEIKSLSGAVPTDGGFAVPQEIDAMISAELKEISPLRNLAQVVAVGSAGYRKLVATGGTASGWVGETAPRPETDAPEFTEIAPPTGELYANPAASQGMLDDAAFDLESWLASEIAMEFARAEGAAFVRGTGIDQPLGFLSSPTSMAGDAVRPFGTLQYIGSGDPDGFDSAPESRLIDLVHTMKAGHRQGASWVMNSATLSEVRKLKTADGAFLWQPGLVEGQPDRLLGYPVVEAEDMPDIAAGTTPIAFGNFKAGYLIAERSATQILRDPFTNKPAINLAPQRGTHGPAMLRRSSRQVASAVARVMRDA, encoded by the coding sequence ATGGATATCCAGATCCAACCCGAAACCGACGCCATGACCTCCAGCTTCGATCTCGTCGCCCGGCAAGACCGGGCCGAACAGGACATCAAGGCGCTCCGCACCGATGTCGACGAGGTGAAGGCCCGCATCGACCGCGTCAGCAAGGCCGCCGCCCGCCCCGCCATCGGCGACGGCACGGTGTCTGCCGGCAGTCCGGAGATGAAGGGCTTCGTCGATGGCTATCTGCGCCGGGGCCGGGAAACCGAGATCAAGTCCCTTTCCGGTGCGGTGCCGACCGATGGCGGTTTCGCCGTTCCCCAGGAAATCGACGCGATGATCAGCGCCGAACTGAAGGAGATCTCGCCCTTGCGCAATCTCGCGCAGGTCGTGGCCGTCGGCAGTGCCGGTTATCGCAAGCTGGTGGCGACCGGCGGTACGGCGAGCGGATGGGTCGGCGAGACGGCCCCGCGCCCGGAGACCGACGCGCCCGAATTCACCGAGATCGCTCCGCCCACCGGCGAACTCTATGCCAATCCGGCAGCGAGCCAGGGGATGCTGGACGACGCCGCCTTCGACCTCGAGAGCTGGCTGGCGAGCGAGATCGCGATGGAATTCGCCCGCGCCGAGGGGGCGGCCTTCGTGCGCGGAACGGGGATCGACCAGCCGCTCGGCTTCCTTTCCAGCCCGACCTCGATGGCCGGCGACGCCGTGCGCCCGTTCGGCACCCTGCAATATATCGGTTCGGGCGATCCCGACGGCTTCGATTCCGCGCCGGAATCACGGCTGATCGACCTTGTTCACACGATGAAGGCAGGTCATCGGCAGGGTGCGAGCTGGGTGATGAACTCGGCGACCTTGTCCGAAGTGCGCAAGCTCAAGACCGCCGATGGCGCGTTCCTGTGGCAGCCGGGGCTGGTGGAAGGCCAGCCCGATCGCCTGCTCGGCTATCCGGTGGTCGAGGCCGAGGACATGCCCGACATCGCCGCCGGCACCACGCCCATCGCCTTCGGCAATTTCAAGGCCGGCTACCTGATCGCCGAACGCAGCGCGACGCAGATCCTGCGCGATCCCTTCACCAACAAGCCCGCCATCAACCTGGCACCCCAGCGCGGCACGCACGGTCCGGCCATGTTGCGCCGGTCCTCGCGGCAGGTGGCAAGCGCCGTCGCCCGCGTGATGCGCGACGCCTGA